One window of the Dermacentor andersoni chromosome 10, qqDerAnde1_hic_scaffold, whole genome shotgun sequence genome contains the following:
- the LOC126519094 gene encoding uncharacterized protein has product MALHALYEIIKRHKEERTPVLLISLDFRGAFDSVWHPLVLKYFRDRSCPDNLVGLLGSFLEGRTVEYTSRAASVSAEASLGSPQGSPLSLLLWNVVVDGLLRLPMPPGVRIEAYADDRVVLVPGKNRAQVMEAAADAIRRIEAWTAECKLDFNRDKTFCVLFSFGKGGMEKSHPTIRLKGSTRGLPFRSSVKLLGVVVDRRLSFFEHAEHLQRKAEMLAMKSLTFVRVHTTVDSTMRRRLYRQVLLPAVAFASPIWWSQSPDCRLKARMITVQRTMLLAVTGAYRTTKTAALQVLANQPPIGLELDRLNAEFELFRMRRTVTFGAHTFAPDETLYPHDAWSAHPPEARGFPFEWLGVSEANERSSEPGTHVYTDGSYTSASAVSAVVVLKPRGSIVAVRKFRLSVPSSAYCAEVVALSEALNYLETHEWAPPVCIYADSLSLLVAISQVTTRDLRIASIKDALYRLQRRRAVFHVPAHRGIFGNELADMAAGAAATSGADRRSHRSFRMVRAAFSATVRARWAVEWRAEHSDTELYKWVPDVTNIPRDFPPPRRWACLMTAHGRFPYYFHRFRISQDMPCPCGATCRDTQHYFDSCALTAAIVERIRASGGATTPRDYPRLLKNRTACALLAVMVGLISDRMPDQGGVGTVPDAW; this is encoded by the coding sequence atggcgctGCACGCGCTGTACGAAATTATCAAGCGCCACAAAGAGGAACGCACGCCCGTGTTGTTGATATCCCTAGACTTCCGGGGTGCGTTTGACAGTGTCTGGCACCCTCTGGTCCTTAAGTATTTCAGAGACCGCAGCTGCCCGGACAACTTGGTCGGGCTGCTAGGTTCTTTCCTCGAGGGCCGCACGGTCGAATACACGTCGCGCGCCGCTTCGGTCTCTGCGGAAGCGTCGCTAGGCAGCCCGCAGGGGTCGCCCCTCTCCCTGCTCCTGTGGAACGTGGTGGTCGACGGGCTGCTGCGGCTGCCGATGCCGCCCGGGGTGCGCATAGAGGCGTACGCTGACGACAGGGTGGTCCTCGTGCCGGGAAAGAACAGGGCACAAGTCATGGAGGCCGCGGCGGACGCGATACGCCGCATAGAAGCGTGGACGGCCGAATGTAAGCTCGACTTCAACCGCGACAAGACCTTCTGCGTCCTCTTTTCCTTCGGGAAGGGGGGCATGGAGAAGAGCCATCCTACCATCAGGCTGAAGGGCAGCACGAGGGGGCTCCCTTTTCGCTCCTCCGTTAAGCTCCTGGGCGTGGTGGTCGATAGGCGCCTGTCCTTTTTCGAGCACGCGGAGCACTTGCAGCGGAAGGCGGAGATGTTGGCCATGAAGTCACTGACGTTCGTGCGCGTGCACACGACCGTCGACTCAACGATGCGGCGCCGCCTGTACAGACAGGTGCTCCTGCCAGCGGTGGCGTTCGCGTCCCCGATATGGTGGTCGCAGTCACCGGACTGCAGGCTAAAGGCCCGCATGATCACCGTGCAGCGCACCATGCTGCTAGCGGTCACGGGCGCCTACCGTACGACAAAGACGGCCGCGCTGCAGGTGCTCGCTAACCAGCCGCCCATCGGGCTGGAGCTCGACAGGCTTAACGCGGAATTCGAGCTGTTCCGCATGCGACGAACGGTCACGTTCGGAGCACACACCTTCGCGCCGGACGAGACATTATACCCTCACGATGCCTGGAGCGCGCACCCGCCGGAGGCGCGGGGGTTCCCCTTCGAGTGGCTCGGCGTGTCGGAGGCCAACGAGCGGTCGTCCGAACCGGGTACACACGTGTACACGGACGGTTCATACACGTCGGCGTCCGCGGTCTCGGCGGTAGTGGTCCTGAAGCCGCGGGGCTCTATCGTCGCGGTACGGAAATTTCGCCTCTCGGTTCCCTCGAGCGCATACTGCGCTGAGGTGGTTGCGCTGAGCGAGGCCCTCAACTACTTAGAGACACACGAGTGGGCCCCGCCGGTTTGTATATACGCGGACAGTCTATCGCTGCTCGTCGCGATATCCCAAGTAACAACCAGGGACTTGCGGATCGCGAGCATTAAGGACGCCTTATACAGGCTTCAAAGACGACGCGCCGTGTTTCACGTGCCCGCCCACCGGGGCATTTTCGGGAACGAGTTGGCCGACATGGCGGCGGGCGCCGCGGCGACGTCGGGTGCGGACCGGAGGTCGCACCGGTCGTTCAGGATGGTGCGAGCCGCGTTTTCGGCGACGGTGCGCGCGCGCTGGGCCGTGGAGTGGCGAGCAGAACACTCCGACACCGAGTTATACAAGTGGGTGCCGGACGTCACGAACATACCCCGTGACTTCCCGCCGCCTCGGCGGTGGGCGTGCCTGATGACCGCCCACGGCCGGTTCCCGTACTATTTCCATCGTTTCCGCATATCACAGGACATGCCCTGCCCCTGCGGGGCGACCTGCCGGGACACGCAGCATTATTTCGACAGCTGCGCGCTAACGGCCGCTATCGTAGAGAGGATTAGGGCGTCCGGGGGCGCCACGACGCCGCGTGATTACCCGCGTCTGCTTAAGAACCGCACGGCTTGCGCGCTGCTCGCAGTGATGGTGGGTTTAATCAGCGACCGAATGCCCGACCAAGGCGGGGTCGGGACGGTGCCGGACGCGTGGTAG